The region TAAATCATAAAGACCTCTGCTTATTTTTTGCTAGCTTTATTAAATCCAAACCTGTTCTAAATATAATAAGGCTACCTGTGGCTGAATAAGCAGAGAATATCTGGCAGGCCGGACATGAATAAGCCGACTCAGGTCCGGCGAGTGAATTTGTATAAAATTAGCCATAAAAAAGCCCGCTCCAATTAAGGAACGGGCTTTTAAATTACCTGAAAGGTGAGCTTTCTTGATTAATCAGAAGTAGTAAGCTCGCCAAGGTCACGCTTAATGTCTACGGCAATCTTATAAAGGATTGTCAGTACCAGAGCACCAAGAGCGTAAATCATTATGGAAACCATCAACTCTTTGCCAGTAGGCCAGTAAGTTGTGATTTCGCCGAATGGGTTTGGAGTAAAACCACCGATCAGCAAGCCAAGCCCCTTATCGATCCATGTTGCAATAACGAGAATTGAGAGGGAGAATGGCAGAAGATTCTGGTTGTAACGCAGTTTTGGAGGAATAAGCAGCGCAAGGCTGATCATTGCGAAAGCAACTGCGGTCCACATCCATGGCACAAGCTCGGTATGTCCATGCGAACCTACAAACAGGTACGCAAAGGAATGTCCGTGAGCCGGAATATTGGAATAGAATGCGGTGAATACTTCAAGCAGGAAGAAGAAGACGTTCACGCACATTGCGTATGTGATAATAGTTGTGAGTGTTCCGATAGCACCTTTGCCTGGTTCGTATTTTGTGAGCTTGCGAACAACAAATACTACAAGCAGAAGGATTGCTGGTCCGGAACAGAACGCAGATGCAAGGAAACGGGCTGCCAAAATGGCTGAGAGCCAGTAGTGGCGGCCTGGAAGTCCTGCGTAAAGGAATGCTGTTACAGTATGAATTGAGAACGCCCATATGATGGAAGTGTATGCCAGAGGTCTAACCCATTTTGGAGGTTCAACGCGTTGGCGTTCACTTTCAAGACATGTCCATCCTACAACCACGTTCAAGAGCAGGTAACCGTTAAGAACGATCATATCCCAGAACAGAATTGAGTTGGGAGTTGGATGGAAAATCATGTTCATCATACGCTGTGGAGATCCGATGTCTACGATGATGAAACCGAGACACATCACGACAGCAGCAATAGCCATGAATTCACCCATAATTACCATGCCTTGAAACTTCTTATAATGGTGGAAGTAATAAGGCAGTACGATCATAACACCAGAGGCGGCAAGACCGACTAAGTAGGTAAACTGGGCAATATAGAATCCCCAGGAGACATCACGACTCATGCCTGTGATGGTAAGTCCTTCCTGTAACTGATTCAAATATACAGTGAAGCCGGCTCCGATGATAAGAAGCAGGAATATAATCCAGCTCCAATATTTCGGACCGCCTTTGAGAGCTTTTTCGAGCATATCAGACTCCCCCTAAATGATGTAGTAAACACCGGGCTCGGTGCCGGCTGCCGGGTTCCTACGAATGGTGAAGTTTTCCCTAAGAGCCTTTCTGACATTTGAATTAGGGTCTTTAAGATCACCAAAGGTCATCGCGCCATTAGACTTTTCCACACAGGCCGGCATTTCTCCGACTGCTAAACGCTCAACACAGAAGTTACATTTTTCAACAACTCCGCGCATGCGAGTAGGGAACTTCATGTTGATCTTATCCATGTCGAGATATTTTCTTGGACTCATGAAGTTAAAGCTGCGTGAACCGTAAGGGCAGGCCGCCATACAATAACGGCAGCCGATACAGCGATGGTAATCCATTGCAACAATTCCGTCAGGGCGTTTGAATGTAGCCTTTGTGGGGCATACTCTTACGCATGAAGGGCTTTCGCAATGGTTACACAATAGTGGGAACTTGCGTTTTTCAACATCCTCGGAAGGATAGTTGTCTTCCTGATTTGGGAATGCTTCTGCGTAAGTAGCTTCCCACAACCATTTGACGTTTTGTTTAGTAGGAATTGTCGGCACGTTATGGATGTGGTGACAAACTTCAGCCAGAGCGTTTATTTCTTCTTCGGTATTGAGTTTGCGGGTGTCGATAACCATAGCCCAACGTTTGGCATGGAGTGAATTGGCGTTTACAACTTCGTGTGCTTTGCCGTGTCCACCTTCTGATGCCAGAGCTGTAACTGAAGGCGCAAGACAAAGTCCTGCTGCCGAAAGCCCTGCAAACTTGAGGAAGTTTCTTCTACTCTGTTTCATTATTTTGCCTCCTTTGGAGGTACGTGGCAGTCCCAGCAGTAAGGAGTAACACCAGCAGCAGTATGGCACTTATCGCAGAATTCCTTCTTGCTGTTATGACACTGCATACAGGTATTAACGAGACTGATGGTGTATTCCTTGCCGTCTGCACTGATATATGTCCGCTTACCTTCACGAAGAGCCATGTCTCTCCATTCATCAAGAAGCTTCATATGCGATGTACGCATATCTTCAATAGGTGCGACGCATTCTTTAGCATTCTTAGGCAGTTCTACCTTAGGCTGCTCGTATTTTCCTCCCACATTGAACCAAAAAGGGAGGGACACGAGTCCTAGGAAAATAACCAGCCCAGCTATTATTTTTCCACCGTATTGCATATGTTACTCCTCCTTCCCAGGCAGAGGGTTCAGACGAAGGTCAGTTTCTCTTTCTTTCTCGCCGTCGAGAATAAGGGCGTTACCGACCAGTTCGTGAACACCGCAGACGTCAACGCCCGGAGCCCAGTAATTGGAAAGCGGAATAAGCGTTGCACGGTCAATTGCGCAGATACAGGCCATCATGTTTACATCATGCTC is a window of Desulfovibrio sp. UCD-KL4C DNA encoding:
- the dsrP gene encoding sulfate reduction electron transfer complex DsrMKJOP subunit DsrP, with protein sequence MLEKALKGGPKYWSWIIFLLLIIGAGFTVYLNQLQEGLTITGMSRDVSWGFYIAQFTYLVGLAASGVMIVLPYYFHHYKKFQGMVIMGEFMAIAAVVMCLGFIIVDIGSPQRMMNMIFHPTPNSILFWDMIVLNGYLLLNVVVGWTCLESERQRVEPPKWVRPLAYTSIIWAFSIHTVTAFLYAGLPGRHYWLSAILAARFLASAFCSGPAILLLVVFVVRKLTKYEPGKGAIGTLTTIITYAMCVNVFFFLLEVFTAFYSNIPAHGHSFAYLFVGSHGHTELVPWMWTAVAFAMISLALLIPPKLRYNQNLLPFSLSILVIATWIDKGLGLLIGGFTPNPFGEITTYWPTGKELMVSIMIYALGALVLTILYKIAVDIKRDLGELTTSD
- the dsrO gene encoding sulfate reduction electron transfer complex DsrMKJOP subunit DsrO; amino-acid sequence: MKQSRRNFLKFAGLSAAGLCLAPSVTALASEGGHGKAHEVVNANSLHAKRWAMVIDTRKLNTEEEINALAEVCHHIHNVPTIPTKQNVKWLWEATYAEAFPNQEDNYPSEDVEKRKFPLLCNHCESPSCVRVCPTKATFKRPDGIVAMDYHRCIGCRYCMAACPYGSRSFNFMSPRKYLDMDKINMKFPTRMRGVVEKCNFCVERLAVGEMPACVEKSNGAMTFGDLKDPNSNVRKALRENFTIRRNPAAGTEPGVYYII
- the dsrJ gene encoding sulfate reduction electron transfer complex DsrMKJOP subunit DsrJ is translated as MQYGGKIIAGLVIFLGLVSLPFWFNVGGKYEQPKVELPKNAKECVAPIEDMRTSHMKLLDEWRDMALREGKRTYISADGKEYTISLVNTCMQCHNSKKEFCDKCHTAAGVTPYCWDCHVPPKEAK